ACTGACAGTCGTACTGTCGAACAGGGACTGCCATCGCACAAAGCACAGCGATGGGCGCGCAGGCCCTATCCATCAGACGAAAGATGGTACGCCCCACCGAACGCGGGACGAACCGTATCGCTTTGCCGAAATCAGGCCGTCTTGCGACGACCGGCAACCGCGCCGAACGCGCCGAGACCGGCGAGCATCAGCAGACCCGCGGCCGGCACCGGCACGGGGTCGATCGTGACGAGGTCCTGGCTGTCCGTGTCGGATTCCAGGAAGACCAGGTTATAGTCGCCAGAGTCGTTGGTCAGCGACGACAGCCAAGCCGACGCGGTCGTCGCAACCGCACCACCGGAGTTCAGCACGAACGCACCCGACGACAGGTCCAGAGCACCCGTGTCGTACACCATCTCCCAGACCAGCACCTGGAGGGCCGCCGACGTCACGCTGTCGACAACATCCGCATAGTGCTGCGTGAACAGACGATCGAGATTGTCCACCACGTCGCTGGTGAAAAGGGTCGCGTCATACTCGTAGGTGTAGGACGTGTTCCCCGAAATCGTGTTCGCCAGATCGACACAGTAAGCCACCAGGCTCCCGAGTTCCGGCGACGACAGCTGGAATTCACCGGCAACGCCGGCATGCGAACCGTCGGCAATACCCGAGATACCCAGGGTGCTGTAATTGATGGATTCGAAACCGTGGCTCGGTCCGAGATACGTCAAATGGATCGTATTCGCCGAGGCCGCCGTCATGGACCCGGCAAGTACCAGGCCAGCCAAGCCAATCTTTTTCATGGCAATTCCCCTTACCGCTAACACGCGAGCCGAAGGTGCTCGCCTGTCAAATGAGGTAGAAGGAAGGCGAGATTGTGGCAATGCGACAGGTGGAAACAATTTGTTCTCCTTGCTTATCCGGGCGTTAAACGGAGACCGCAAGGTTAATAAATGTGCAGAACAATCTTGCCCACATGCTGTCCCGCCTCCATTCGGCCATGTGCATCGGCGGCACGGTCCAACGGGAACACCGAATCCATCACCGGGGCCACCCGCCCGGCAGCAATCAGAGGCCAGACCCGGGCGCGCAATTCGTCCGCAATGTGCGCCTTTGCAAGATCCGACTGCGGGCGAAGCGTCGACCCGGTGATCGTCAGGCGGCGCATCATCACCTGCGCGAAGTTGAGACTGACCTTGGGCCCTTGCAGGAAAGCGATTTGAACAAGCCGCCCTTCGTCTGCCAGCGCCTTGACATTGCGCGGCAGGTAATCGCCCCCCACCATGTCGAGGATCAGGTTCGCCCCACCTTCCGCACGCAGAAGTTCCACGAAGTCTTCTTCGCGATAGTTGATCGCGCGCTCTGCCCCCAGCCCAGTGCAGGCGGCGCATTTCTCGGGGTTGCCGGCGGTCGCGAACACCCGCGCCCCGAAGACGTTGGCCAACTGAATTGCCGTCGTCCCGATCCCCGAAGACCCGCCATGGACAAGGAAGCGCTCCCCCGCCTGCAATCCTCCACGCATGAAGACGTTGGACCAGACGGTGAAGAATGTCTCGGGAAGACAGGCAGCTTCTTTCAGGCCCAGACCGTCGGGCACGGGCAAGGCGTGGGCCGCGGGGGCCACGGCATATTCGGCATAGCCGCCG
The genomic region above belongs to Rhodovulum sp. P5 and contains:
- a CDS encoding NAD(P)H-quinone oxidoreductase, yielding MTLPATMRAVEISEPGGPSVLKLTERPVPRPGPGDILIRLAYAGVNRPDALQRAGLYAPPPWASDLPGLEGAGEVVAVGADVADVAVGDNVCALLPGGGYAEYAVAPAAHALPVPDGLGLKEAACLPETFFTVWSNVFMRGGLQAGERFLVHGGSSGIGTTAIQLANVFGARVFATAGNPEKCAACTGLGAERAINYREEDFVELLRAEGGANLILDMVGGDYLPRNVKALADEGRLVQIAFLQGPKVSLNFAQVMMRRLTITGSTLRPQSDLAKAHIADELRARVWPLIAAGRVAPVMDSVFPLDRAADAHGRMEAGQHVGKIVLHIY
- a CDS encoding VPLPA-CTERM sorting domain-containing protein; the protein is MKKIGLAGLVLAGSMTAASANTIHLTYLGPSHGFESINYSTLGISGIADGSHAGVAGEFQLSSPELGSLVAYCVDLANTISGNTSYTYEYDATLFTSDVVDNLDRLFTQHYADVVDSVTSAALQVLVWEMVYDTGALDLSSGAFVLNSGGAVATTASAWLSSLTNDSGDYNLVFLESDTDSQDLVTIDPVPVPAAGLLMLAGLGAFGAVAGRRKTA